Proteins encoded in a region of the Candidatus Krumholzibacteriia bacterium genome:
- a CDS encoding 1,4-alpha-glucan branching protein domain-containing protein produces the protein MPQGYFALVLHAHLPFVRHPEYDEFLEEDWFYEAISETYVPLLHVFESLARDGVHFRASMSMSPTLLAMLTDELLVSRYVHHLELLIELADKEVHRTRHEPRFHVLAQMYAAHFRDCHRTFVERSGRNLVAGFRALQDAGHLEILTCGATHGFLPLMQSSPESVRAQVRIAAADYVRHFGRRPRGIWLPECGYFPGLETVLQEEGIRFFIVDAHGILYGTPRPKFGIFAPVYCPGGVAAFGRDLESSKQVWSAEEGYPGDYEYREFYRDIGHDLDLDYIRPYIHSGDLRINTGIKYYAITGRTPHKQPYRRDVALDTAAHHAGNFLFNRGKQVEYLRGVMGKEPIVVSPYDAELFGHWWFEGPQFLDYLFRKLHYDQDLVEPITPMEYLERHPRQQVVRPSFSSWGHKGYAEVWLEGSNDWIYRHLDQAARTMVELARAHPEATGVERRALNQAARELLLAQSSDWAFIMKTGTVVPYAVKRTRLHLHRLQQLAEMLRDGGVDEAELLAMERSDNLLPDLDYRVYAGR, from the coding sequence ATGCCCCAGGGTTACTTCGCCCTCGTCCTGCACGCCCACCTGCCCTTCGTGCGCCATCCGGAGTACGACGAGTTCCTCGAAGAAGACTGGTTCTACGAGGCCATCTCCGAGACCTACGTGCCGCTCCTGCACGTCTTCGAATCCCTGGCGCGGGACGGCGTGCACTTCCGCGCCAGCATGTCCATGTCGCCGACCCTGCTGGCGATGCTCACCGACGAGCTCCTGGTGTCGCGCTATGTCCACCACCTGGAGCTGCTCATCGAGCTCGCCGACAAAGAAGTGCACCGCACCCGCCACGAGCCGCGCTTCCATGTCCTGGCCCAGATGTACGCGGCCCATTTCCGCGACTGCCATCGCACCTTCGTGGAGCGGTCGGGGCGTAACCTGGTGGCCGGCTTCCGCGCCCTCCAGGACGCCGGCCACCTGGAGATCCTCACCTGCGGCGCCACCCACGGCTTCTTGCCGCTCATGCAGAGCTCCCCCGAGTCAGTGCGCGCCCAGGTGCGCATCGCGGCGGCGGACTACGTCCGGCACTTCGGGCGGCGGCCCCGGGGGATTTGGCTGCCCGAGTGCGGCTACTTTCCGGGCCTGGAGACGGTGCTGCAGGAAGAGGGCATCCGCTTCTTCATCGTCGACGCTCACGGCATCCTCTACGGCACGCCGCGGCCCAAGTTCGGCATCTTCGCCCCGGTCTATTGTCCCGGCGGCGTGGCCGCTTTCGGCCGCGACCTGGAGTCTTCCAAGCAGGTGTGGAGCGCCGAGGAAGGTTACCCGGGGGATTACGAGTACCGCGAGTTCTACCGCGACATCGGTCACGATCTCGATCTCGACTACATCCGCCCCTACATCCACAGCGGTGATCTGCGCATCAACACCGGGATCAAGTACTACGCCATCACCGGCCGGACCCCGCACAAGCAGCCCTACCGGCGCGACGTGGCTCTGGACACCGCCGCCCACCACGCGGGCAACTTCCTGTTCAACCGCGGCAAGCAGGTGGAATACCTGCGCGGGGTGATGGGGAAAGAACCCATCGTGGTCTCGCCCTACGACGCCGAGCTCTTCGGCCACTGGTGGTTCGAGGGACCGCAGTTCCTGGATTACCTCTTCCGCAAGCTGCACTACGACCAGGACCTCGTCGAGCCGATCACGCCCATGGAGTACCTGGAGCGCCATCCGCGCCAGCAGGTGGTACGCCCGAGCTTCTCGAGCTGGGGCCACAAGGGCTACGCCGAGGTCTGGCTCGAGGGCTCGAACGATTGGATCTACCGCCACCTGGACCAGGCGGCGCGCACGATGGTCGAGCTCGCCCGGGCCCATCCCGAGGCGACGGGTGTCGAGCGCCGGGCGCTGAACCAGGCGGCGCGCGAGCTGCTGCTGGCGCAGAGCAGCGACTGGGCTTTCATCATGAAGACCGGCACCGTCGTCCCTTACGCCGTGAAGCGCACCCGGCTGCACCTGCACCGGCTGCAACAGTTGGCGGAGATGCTGCGGGACGGTGGGGTCGACGAGGCGGAGCTGCTGGCGATGGAACGCAGCGACAACCTCCTCCCGGACCTGGATTACCGGGTCTACGCCGGACGGTGA
- a CDS encoding 4Fe-4S dicluster domain-containing protein → MAELIPAPFGTLVHRAFVEYERTRAIFELPEHKFYRSRPGYDLGVQFHGQQATNALGPAAGPQTQMLQNIVLSWLAGARILELKTIQVNDHLTIPRPCIDATNVGYNVEWSQELRLEKAVREYVGAQMLLEMLRASGVLDGAYEDESFAQSEWIFDLSVGYDLKGLRHPRVVESIRACMDAESIIEELRPQIPERYHGLRDLPFRRDLVQSATLSTFHGCPAEEIEGIGEFLLRELGLHLTVKLNPTLLGVERCEQLLHDELGYTDIRPAREHFERDLQFEQMVPMAQRLRQSAAALGLGFGLKLTNTLVVHNHRPMFADEVMYLSGQPLHVLTLHILRDVRAALGPELPISFSAGIDAHNFSRAMACNLTPITTCTDLLRPGGFGRLPTYLTNLEAEMQRLGVRSIGDFVLRAENHGEAAARAAVGELRAALERAARPGGDPRRQADVLEFTQALERRLCEAIRGSPYHDVRAALGAVWKTRPLLLRSTLRVENESADRAQLYRRLVELAAAANIDPVVERAPLEPRYHAARNARVPRKIGSHLQLYDCINCDKCMPVCPNAANFVYHAVPQDFEYVDYTWQDGALVAVPGGRFVVAKQHQIANYADFCNDCGNCDVFCPEDGGPFVEKPRFFSSLESWSRDGGMGFYVRLGRRHGIWGRFADGGEHFLQRDADSGATTFRSAAMEVDFDPSTHRPLQTRFPRGPVAAGTRLDMRAYHVLRTLLAGALDPTTVHMINTPQF, encoded by the coding sequence GTGGCCGAGCTCATTCCCGCCCCCTTCGGCACCTTGGTGCACCGAGCCTTCGTGGAGTACGAGCGCACGCGGGCCATCTTCGAGCTGCCGGAGCACAAGTTCTACCGCAGCCGTCCCGGCTACGACCTCGGCGTCCAGTTCCACGGCCAGCAGGCCACCAACGCTCTCGGTCCGGCAGCGGGACCGCAGACGCAGATGCTGCAGAACATCGTCCTCTCCTGGCTCGCCGGCGCGCGCATCCTCGAGCTCAAGACCATCCAAGTGAACGACCACCTCACCATTCCGCGGCCGTGCATCGACGCCACCAACGTCGGCTACAACGTCGAATGGTCCCAGGAGCTGCGCCTGGAGAAAGCGGTGCGGGAGTACGTCGGGGCTCAGATGTTGCTCGAAATGCTGCGGGCAAGCGGCGTCCTCGACGGCGCTTACGAAGACGAATCCTTCGCCCAGTCGGAGTGGATCTTCGACCTCTCGGTGGGCTACGACTTGAAGGGTCTGCGCCACCCGCGGGTGGTGGAGAGCATCCGTGCTTGCATGGACGCAGAGAGCATCATCGAGGAGCTGCGACCGCAGATCCCGGAGCGCTACCACGGCCTGCGCGACCTGCCCTTCCGCCGCGACCTCGTCCAGAGCGCTACCCTTTCCACCTTCCACGGCTGCCCGGCGGAGGAGATCGAGGGGATCGGGGAGTTCCTCCTCCGCGAGCTGGGATTACACCTGACGGTCAAGCTCAATCCGACCCTGCTCGGTGTCGAACGCTGCGAGCAACTCCTGCACGACGAGCTGGGCTACACCGACATCCGGCCGGCGCGGGAACACTTCGAGCGCGATCTCCAGTTCGAGCAGATGGTGCCCATGGCGCAGCGTCTGCGGCAGAGCGCCGCGGCCCTCGGCCTCGGCTTCGGCCTCAAGCTCACCAACACCTTGGTGGTGCACAACCACCGCCCTATGTTCGCCGACGAGGTCATGTACCTCTCGGGGCAGCCCCTGCACGTGTTGACACTGCACATCCTGCGCGACGTGCGCGCCGCCCTCGGGCCCGAGCTGCCCATCTCGTTTTCCGCCGGCATCGACGCGCACAACTTCTCCCGCGCCATGGCCTGCAACCTGACGCCGATCACCACCTGCACCGATCTGCTGCGCCCCGGTGGCTTCGGGCGCCTGCCAACGTATCTGACCAACCTGGAAGCGGAGATGCAGCGGCTCGGGGTGCGTTCGATCGGCGACTTCGTCCTCCGCGCCGAGAACCACGGCGAGGCCGCGGCGCGCGCCGCCGTCGGCGAGCTTCGCGCCGCCTTGGAGCGCGCCGCCCGGCCCGGCGGCGACCCACGCCGGCAGGCGGATGTGCTCGAGTTCACCCAGGCTCTGGAGCGGCGTCTCTGCGAGGCCATCCGCGGCTCCCCCTATCACGACGTGCGTGCCGCCCTCGGGGCGGTGTGGAAGACGCGGCCGCTCTTGCTCCGCTCCACCCTGCGGGTCGAGAACGAAAGCGCCGACAGGGCGCAGCTCTACCGGCGTCTGGTGGAGCTGGCGGCCGCCGCGAACATCGACCCGGTGGTGGAACGCGCTCCCCTCGAACCGCGCTACCACGCCGCCCGCAACGCCCGGGTGCCGCGGAAGATCGGCTCGCACCTGCAGCTGTACGACTGCATCAACTGCGACAAGTGCATGCCGGTGTGCCCGAACGCCGCCAACTTCGTCTACCACGCCGTGCCGCAGGACTTCGAATACGTCGACTACACCTGGCAGGACGGCGCCCTGGTCGCCGTGCCGGGTGGGCGCTTCGTCGTCGCCAAGCAACACCAGATCGCCAATTACGCCGACTTCTGCAACGACTGCGGCAACTGCGACGTCTTCTGTCCCGAAGACGGCGGCCCCTTCGTGGAAAAGCCCCGCTTCTTCTCCAGCCTGGAGTCGTGGAGTCGCGACGGCGGCATGGGCTTCTACGTCCGTCTCGGCCGCCGGCACGGTATCTGGGGTCGCTTCGCCGACGGCGGCGAACATTTCCTCCAGCGCGACGCCGACAGCGGCGCCACCACCTTCCGCAGCGCCGCGATGGAAGTGGACTTCGACCCGAGCACGCACCGGCCGCTGCAGACCCGCTTCCCCCGCGGCCCGGTCGCTGCCGGCACGCGGCTCGACATGCGCGCCTATCACGTGCTGCGCACGCTCCTCGCTGGAGCGCTCGATCCCACCACGGTGCACATGATCAACACGCCTCAGTTCTGA
- a CDS encoding DUF4912 domain-containing protein yields the protein MPEAAPLVPVPAGLPPSPERPQGSLGPPRPEAPRETAGVDQGPPLPSRYGVDRLVLLVRDPHWSYAWWEVREDEVERARRDLAEPGRLVLRFYDVSAVDWDGRNHHSSFDIEVHDLAGNWYVELGRPGADFVAELGLRGADGRFLPLVRSNFVAMPRDAMSPQSDAHWIVEEEHYRRMFELSGGEAIGLGSGEILRALEERLRRELIAGGVSSFGISSLASRRQP from the coding sequence GTGCCCGAGGCCGCTCCCCTGGTGCCCGTGCCGGCTGGCCTACCGCCGAGCCCGGAGCGCCCCCAGGGTTCGCTCGGTCCGCCGCGCCCGGAGGCACCACGCGAGACGGCCGGGGTCGATCAGGGACCACCCCTGCCCTCACGCTACGGCGTCGATCGCCTCGTGCTCCTGGTGCGCGATCCGCACTGGAGCTACGCCTGGTGGGAAGTCCGGGAGGACGAAGTGGAGAGGGCGCGGCGCGATCTCGCCGAGCCAGGGCGCCTGGTGCTGCGCTTCTACGACGTGAGCGCCGTCGACTGGGACGGTCGCAATCACCACAGCTCCTTCGACATCGAAGTGCACGACCTGGCGGGCAACTGGTACGTCGAGCTCGGACGCCCGGGAGCTGACTTCGTGGCCGAGCTCGGCCTGCGTGGCGCCGACGGGCGCTTCCTGCCCCTGGTGCGCTCCAACTTCGTCGCCATGCCGCGGGACGCCATGTCGCCGCAGAGCGATGCACACTGGATCGTCGAGGAAGAGCACTACCGGCGCATGTTCGAGCTCTCCGGTGGGGAAGCCATCGGCCTCGGCTCGGGGGAGATCCTGCGGGCGCTGGAAGAGCGGTTGCGTCGCGAGCTGATTGCCGGCGGCGTCTCCAGCTTCGGGATCTCCAGCCTCGCCTCGCGGCGCCAACCCTGA
- a CDS encoding M28 family peptidase: protein MKPRSLAVLVLLLLLPGRSKPAPESPPFFVVVFESPTAAVVEALAQEGGVDVRWVESGLVVVETRDPRALAPTWGGRVLGSHGRGTELALLRPQEQQALRRSDHAGTLALLETLRLGTVAAAAGEVWLLAGPPEDWPPEVLGCHGGLVLPPHQVDPRSLLDRGPPPELAPWVFRPVGKPRPALQSLLESVSEDSLLASMALLTRDPFGADADRHVFSAALDMLYSPRVQAVMHRAVQGIAGASVRRESFPRSRRCNNATVVDSTYNVIARLPGSVPGTGTFVVCAHIDATGQRNSTWVAARNACQPLSATPGAEDNATGVACVLEVLRCVAAGVRDGSLDFAFDLEFIAFSGEEAEGIEPPLAGSRAYVERRQQEGTKVLAAYNMDMVGSDSLGTNLQLVHNVASRWLADVLAEAVAAVQPPIALTVRRELDESLASDHNSFWLDNVPALLGADAPVSTLRNYASYHRPRDTGLDVRSAKLVEVSRAILAGVLRFESGGQQTPALLAPEGVKLLIAPQGTPFPYDAAAGTWRLWPGGPLSASFTVVSTGAAYGGPLQVEMWVESASGAVRPLLDCSDDDCFSQGGAVRPLQTADRLELVVDPVPILPEDTGQNRVAVRLTTGSGGGTSQTYTAPFVVAAQSGLPVQVRPNPVRSLEEASLSLGLERPGSLLTELYDAAGRRVASHHTTVQPNFQAREPRVTVPLLGATSRFEIPSGIYFARVQWAGPGGQQEISVVRLVVLR from the coding sequence GTGAAGCCCCGCAGCCTCGCCGTTCTCGTCCTCTTGCTCTTGCTTCCTGGGCGCAGCAAGCCCGCGCCCGAGTCGCCGCCTTTCTTCGTCGTCGTCTTCGAATCCCCCACCGCAGCGGTCGTGGAGGCGCTCGCCCAGGAAGGCGGCGTCGACGTGCGCTGGGTCGAGAGTGGTCTCGTCGTCGTCGAAACGCGCGACCCGCGCGCTCTCGCACCTACCTGGGGCGGGCGTGTGCTCGGGAGCCACGGCCGCGGCACCGAGCTGGCGCTGTTGCGGCCGCAGGAGCAGCAGGCGCTGCGACGGAGCGACCACGCCGGCACCCTCGCGCTGCTGGAAACGCTGCGGCTCGGAACGGTCGCAGCCGCGGCGGGAGAAGTGTGGCTCCTCGCTGGTCCGCCGGAGGACTGGCCGCCGGAAGTCCTCGGCTGCCACGGCGGCCTGGTGCTGCCGCCGCACCAGGTGGATCCGCGGAGCCTTCTCGACCGCGGCCCGCCGCCGGAGCTCGCGCCCTGGGTGTTCCGGCCCGTGGGCAAACCGCGGCCGGCGTTGCAGAGCCTGTTGGAATCGGTGTCGGAGGACTCGCTCCTCGCCAGCATGGCGCTCCTCACCCGCGATCCCTTCGGCGCCGACGCCGATCGGCACGTCTTCAGCGCCGCTCTCGACATGCTCTACAGTCCCCGTGTGCAAGCGGTGATGCACCGCGCCGTGCAGGGGATCGCCGGGGCCAGCGTGCGCCGCGAGAGCTTTCCCCGCTCGCGCCGTTGCAACAACGCTACCGTGGTGGACTCCACCTACAACGTCATCGCCCGCTTGCCGGGCAGCGTCCCCGGTACCGGAACCTTCGTTGTCTGCGCTCACATCGACGCCACAGGGCAGCGCAACAGCACCTGGGTAGCGGCGCGCAACGCCTGCCAGCCGCTCTCCGCCACGCCGGGAGCGGAGGACAACGCCACCGGCGTCGCCTGCGTGCTGGAGGTGCTGCGTTGCGTCGCCGCCGGGGTGCGGGACGGCAGCCTCGATTTCGCCTTCGACCTCGAGTTCATCGCCTTCTCCGGCGAAGAAGCCGAGGGGATCGAGCCGCCCCTCGCCGGGAGCCGGGCGTACGTCGAGCGCCGGCAGCAAGAGGGGACGAAGGTGCTCGCCGCCTACAACATGGACATGGTGGGCTCGGACAGCCTGGGAACGAACTTGCAACTCGTGCACAACGTCGCCTCGCGCTGGCTGGCGGACGTGCTCGCCGAGGCGGTCGCCGCGGTGCAGCCGCCGATCGCCCTCACCGTACGGCGCGAGCTGGACGAGTCGCTGGCCTCGGACCACAACAGCTTCTGGCTCGACAACGTGCCGGCGCTCCTCGGCGCCGATGCGCCGGTGAGCACGCTGCGCAACTACGCCTCCTACCATCGTCCGAGGGACACGGGGCTCGACGTGCGCTCGGCGAAGTTGGTCGAGGTGTCGCGGGCCATCCTGGCCGGGGTGCTGCGCTTCGAGAGCGGCGGCCAGCAGACCCCGGCACTGCTCGCGCCGGAAGGGGTGAAGCTGCTCATCGCGCCGCAAGGCACGCCGTTCCCCTACGACGCGGCGGCGGGCACCTGGCGGCTCTGGCCCGGTGGTCCGCTGTCGGCGAGCTTCACCGTGGTGAGCACGGGCGCGGCGTACGGCGGGCCGCTGCAGGTGGAGATGTGGGTGGAGAGCGCGAGCGGGGCGGTGCGGCCGTTACTCGACTGCAGCGACGACGACTGCTTCAGCCAAGGCGGCGCCGTGCGGCCCTTGCAGACCGCCGATCGACTCGAGCTCGTCGTCGATCCGGTCCCCATTCTCCCGGAGGACACGGGACAGAACCGCGTCGCGGTGCGTCTCACCACCGGGAGCGGCGGCGGCACCAGCCAGACCTACACCGCTCCCTTCGTCGTCGCGGCGCAGTCGGGGCTGCCGGTGCAGGTGCGGCCGAACCCGGTGCGCAGCTTGGAGGAGGCGAGCCTGAGCCTGGGGCTCGAGCGCCCCGGCAGCTTGCTGACCGAGCTCTACGACGCCGCGGGCCGCCGCGTGGCGTCGCACCACACCACGGTGCAGCCGAATTTCCAGGCCCGGGAGCCCCGAGTCACCGTGCCGCTCCTCGGTGCCACCTCCCGTTTCGAGATCCCGAGCGGTATCTACTTCGCCCGCGTGCAATGGGCCGGACCCGGGGGGCAGCAGGAGATCTCCGTGGTGCGTCTGGTCGTGCTCCGCTGA
- a CDS encoding protein-L-isoaspartate(D-aspartate) O-methyltransferase — MLLAMTLGGAAPGGGEDPAREREFERAREAMVVEQVAARGIEDERVLRAMRRVRRHEFVPADVRGSAYQDRPLPIGWEQTISQPYIVALMTAALELEGQERVLEIGTGSGYQAAVLAELVPEVYSIEIIPELAERAQATLRRLGYDRVQVRSGDGYRGWPEAAPFDAIVVTASPEHIPEPLRQQLRLGGRMVLPVGGGQQLLLRIRRTAEGFVSDTLAAVRFVPMTGEAMEKK, encoded by the coding sequence ATGCTTCTGGCCATGACGCTGGGTGGCGCGGCTCCCGGCGGGGGAGAGGACCCCGCCCGGGAACGAGAATTCGAGCGCGCCCGGGAAGCCATGGTCGTGGAGCAGGTGGCCGCGCGCGGCATCGAGGACGAGCGGGTGTTGCGGGCGATGCGGCGCGTGCGCCGGCACGAGTTCGTGCCGGCCGACGTCCGCGGCTCGGCGTACCAAGACCGGCCTCTCCCCATCGGCTGGGAACAAACGATCTCGCAGCCCTACATCGTGGCCTTGATGACCGCGGCCCTGGAGCTCGAGGGACAGGAGCGGGTCCTCGAGATCGGCACCGGTTCGGGGTATCAAGCGGCGGTCCTGGCCGAGCTGGTGCCCGAGGTCTACAGCATCGAAATCATCCCGGAGCTGGCGGAGCGCGCCCAGGCGACTTTGCGCCGCCTGGGCTACGACCGCGTCCAAGTGCGGAGCGGCGATGGCTATCGAGGTTGGCCCGAGGCGGCGCCCTTCGATGCCATCGTGGTGACCGCGTCACCGGAACACATCCCCGAACCGCTGCGGCAGCAGTTGCGGCTGGGTGGGCGCATGGTGCTCCCGGTAGGCGGCGGCCAGCAGCTGCTGCTCCGCATCCGGCGTACGGCGGAGGGTTTCGTGAGCGACACCCTCGCCGCGGTGCGCTTCGTGCCCATGACCGGCGAGGCCATGGAGAAGAAGTGA
- a CDS encoding sensor domain-containing diguanylate cyclase, which yields MDSREQDLLFEAFFDITSLARVERGEAPLYERVLDCCRELLRADQVMVLRMRQGRVERYALRGSDSTLYRDEVSCPQPVLEWLEREATPFVGRAGEWHPPLPQELLVRGTGAVLAVPLLTKVSQLGMLVAVRENRPVGFTPADLKLLAALGNQTAVALENAALYQRLQQEALVDGLTGILNYRSFLRALRSELRRAQRYGQTFAFVMADVDHLKIYNERFGHLAGSQVLVQVAQLLVGNCRGTDVVGKYGGDEFALVLPQTDAVGARAVSERTRKAIARHPFKFVQPGEVTCSFGVAVFPHDANDVYGLIRQADAVLFTAKRAGKNIVRTTADLDPDPVRS from the coding sequence GTGGACAGCAGGGAACAGGATCTGCTTTTCGAAGCGTTCTTCGACATCACGAGCCTCGCCCGGGTCGAACGCGGCGAGGCGCCGCTCTACGAACGCGTCCTCGACTGCTGCCGCGAGCTGCTGCGCGCGGACCAGGTGATGGTGCTCCGCATGCGTCAAGGCCGGGTGGAGCGCTACGCGCTGCGTGGCAGCGATTCGACTCTGTACCGCGACGAGGTCTCCTGCCCGCAGCCTGTGCTGGAGTGGCTGGAGCGCGAGGCCACCCCCTTCGTCGGCCGGGCGGGGGAGTGGCACCCGCCGCTGCCGCAGGAACTGCTGGTGCGCGGCACCGGCGCGGTGCTGGCGGTGCCGCTGCTCACCAAGGTGAGCCAGCTCGGGATGCTGGTGGCGGTGCGGGAGAACCGTCCTGTCGGCTTCACCCCCGCCGATCTCAAGCTGCTGGCGGCGCTGGGCAACCAGACGGCGGTGGCCCTGGAGAACGCCGCTCTCTACCAGCGCCTGCAGCAGGAAGCCCTGGTGGACGGCCTCACGGGAATCCTCAACTACCGCTCCTTCCTGCGCGCGCTGCGCAGCGAGCTGCGCCGGGCGCAGCGCTACGGCCAAACCTTCGCCTTCGTCATGGCCGACGTGGATCACCTGAAGATCTACAACGAGCGCTTCGGCCATCTCGCCGGCAGTCAAGTGCTGGTGCAGGTGGCGCAGCTCCTGGTGGGCAATTGCCGCGGCACCGACGTGGTGGGGAAGTACGGCGGCGACGAGTTCGCCCTGGTGCTGCCGCAGACCGACGCCGTGGGCGCCCGCGCGGTGAGCGAGCGCACCCGCAAGGCCATCGCCCGGCATCCGTTCAAGTTCGTCCAGCCGGGCGAGGTCACCTGCAGCTTCGGCGTGGCGGTGTTCCCTCACGACGCCAACGACGTGTACGGCCTCATCCGGCAGGCGGACGCGGTGTTGTTCACCGCCAAGCGGGCCGGGAAGAACATCGTCCGCACCACCGCCGACCTCGACCCGGACCCCGTCCGGAGCTGA
- a CDS encoding DUF3536 domain-containing protein yields the protein MPSSRRPDSRVVLHGHFYQPPRDSPWTEEIPEQPSAHPYHDWNERIYRECYRPNTASRVLDGFGRIRRIVNNFEHLSFNVGPTLLSWLETAHPETYRRILEADRRSCARRRGHGNGIAQAYHHSILPLANERDRRTQIRWGQRDFALRFGREAEGMWLPETAIHRGTVDALVECAVRFTVLSPYQARRVRPLAGGAWQEVGGGRIDARRPYLVRSSNGGTLVVFFYDGPVSRAMAFEKLLHSADRLAERLALVVDPERAGPQLVSTAVDGETFGHHEPFADMCVASFCSDKAALRGFRLTNWGEILEELEPAHEVELETGEAGEGSAWSCAHGVGRWVRDCGCSTGAPPGWNQAWRGPLRQALDGLRDATAALFERHGAGLFHDPWEARDDFVDVATWPSDGDRLDAFLTGHLRPEAGKGKQVAALTLLEAQRHAMAMYTSCGWFFADVTGIETVQILRYAARCVELMRRVSGEDLEETLLAALERVRSNNGHDTGRTIYENWVRPDLRSAEHAVTARAVLGALDLAAGAKRFYGFQVEAEEESTAVLAGHGGRRGHLRLREERTQERREFSYLVLQYAPRLLACFTSAADRAAHEQLGRELGRLKKDLTRLELERVLTGHYGARPRGIGDLLAAERRHIATSLALERVAAARLHARALFDESVELLRDFADIGLELPEELRTPCELSLQVDLEAAAAALRPPFGGESTQRLRDVLRLAQELGLRLRLEPVAKSLSSLLREQTQQLSQRPDRFAFGAAQQLLALAEELQLRLDRTESEEHLHRLVERLVVAVASPSADLPEGAMLDAALELAARLHFAVDEIRLRLQVPGGGPLPQN from the coding sequence ATGCCCAGTTCGCGCCGGCCCGATTCCCGTGTCGTCTTGCACGGTCACTTCTACCAACCCCCTCGCGACAGCCCCTGGACCGAGGAGATCCCCGAGCAGCCCAGCGCCCACCCGTACCACGACTGGAACGAGCGCATCTATCGCGAGTGCTATCGGCCCAACACCGCCTCGCGGGTGCTCGACGGATTCGGGCGCATTCGCCGCATCGTCAACAATTTCGAGCACCTGAGCTTCAACGTCGGGCCGACCCTGCTCTCCTGGCTGGAAACGGCGCACCCGGAGACCTACAGGCGCATCCTAGAGGCGGACCGCCGCAGCTGCGCGCGGCGCCGCGGCCACGGCAACGGCATCGCCCAGGCCTACCACCATTCGATCCTGCCGCTGGCGAACGAGCGCGATCGGCGCACCCAGATCCGCTGGGGGCAGCGCGACTTCGCGCTCCGCTTCGGGCGCGAAGCCGAAGGCATGTGGCTGCCGGAGACGGCGATCCACCGCGGCACCGTGGACGCTCTGGTGGAGTGCGCCGTTCGCTTCACCGTGCTCTCGCCTTATCAAGCGCGGCGGGTGCGGCCGCTCGCCGGGGGGGCGTGGCAAGAAGTGGGTGGCGGCCGTATCGATGCGCGCCGGCCCTACCTGGTGCGCTCCAGCAACGGCGGCACCCTGGTGGTGTTCTTCTACGACGGCCCGGTGTCGCGGGCGATGGCCTTCGAGAAGCTGCTGCACAGCGCCGACCGGCTCGCCGAGCGCCTGGCGCTGGTGGTGGATCCGGAGCGCGCCGGGCCGCAGCTGGTATCGACAGCGGTGGACGGCGAGACCTTCGGTCACCACGAGCCGTTCGCCGACATGTGCGTGGCATCCTTCTGCAGCGACAAGGCGGCGCTGCGCGGTTTTCGTCTCACCAATTGGGGTGAGATCCTGGAAGAGCTCGAGCCAGCCCACGAAGTCGAGCTGGAGACGGGAGAGGCGGGGGAAGGCAGCGCCTGGAGCTGCGCCCACGGGGTCGGGCGCTGGGTGCGGGACTGCGGTTGCTCCACCGGCGCGCCCCCCGGATGGAACCAGGCCTGGCGCGGGCCGTTGCGCCAGGCGCTGGATGGCCTGCGCGACGCGACGGCGGCACTCTTCGAGCGCCACGGTGCCGGACTCTTCCACGACCCTTGGGAGGCGCGGGACGACTTCGTCGACGTCGCCACCTGGCCCAGCGATGGAGACCGGCTCGACGCCTTCCTGACCGGGCACCTGCGTCCCGAAGCAGGGAAGGGAAAGCAGGTGGCGGCGCTCACTTTGCTCGAGGCGCAGCGGCACGCCATGGCGATGTACACCAGCTGCGGCTGGTTCTTCGCCGATGTCACCGGGATCGAAACGGTGCAGATCCTGCGTTACGCCGCCCGTTGTGTCGAGCTCATGCGGCGCGTGTCGGGGGAGGACCTGGAGGAGACGCTGCTCGCAGCGCTGGAGCGTGTGCGCAGCAACAACGGTCACGATACCGGACGCACGATCTACGAGAACTGGGTGCGTCCCGATCTCCGCAGCGCCGAGCATGCGGTGACGGCGCGGGCGGTGCTCGGCGCCCTCGACCTCGCCGCCGGGGCGAAGCGCTTTTACGGCTTCCAGGTCGAAGCCGAGGAGGAGAGCACCGCCGTGCTCGCCGGCCACGGCGGGCGGCGCGGCCACCTGCGGCTGCGAGAGGAACGCACGCAAGAGCGGCGGGAGTTCTCCTATCTGGTTCTGCAGTATGCCCCGCGGTTGTTGGCTTGCTTCACCAGCGCCGCCGACCGGGCCGCCCACGAGCAGCTCGGCCGCGAGCTCGGCCGCCTCAAGAAAGATCTCACCCGGCTCGAGTTGGAACGGGTGCTCACCGGCCACTACGGGGCACGCCCCCGCGGCATCGGCGATCTGCTTGCCGCCGAACGCCGGCACATCGCCACCAGCCTGGCGCTGGAGCGCGTGGCGGCAGCGCGCCTGCATGCTCGCGCTCTCTTCGACGAGAGCGTGGAGTTGTTGCGGGACTTCGCCGACATCGGCCTGGAGCTCCCGGAGGAGCTGCGCACCCCCTGTGAGCTCAGCCTACAGGTCGACCTGGAAGCGGCGGCGGCGGCGCTCCGTCCGCCGTTCGGCGGGGAATCGACCCAGCGTCTGCGCGATGTCCTGCGACTGGCGCAGGAGCTCGGCTTGCGCCTGCGCTTGGAACCGGTGGCGAAGAGCTTGAGCTCGCTCCTGCGCGAGCAGACCCAGCAGCTGAGCCAGCGGCCGGACCGCTTCGCCTTCGGCGCGGCGCAGCAGCTGCTGGCGCTGGCGGAGGAACTGCAGCTGCGACTCGACCGCACCGAATCGGAAGAGCACCTGCACCGCCTGGTGGAGCGCCTGGTGGTGGCGGTCGCCTCCCCCAGCGCCGATCTCCCCGAAGGGGCCATGCTCGATGCGGCGCTGGAGCTGGCGGCGCGGCTGCACTTCGCGGTGGACGAAATCCGCTTGCGCTTGCAAGTGCCCGGCGGCGGCCCCCTGCCTCAGAACTGA